A genomic stretch from Salvelinus namaycush isolate Seneca chromosome 25, SaNama_1.0, whole genome shotgun sequence includes:
- the LOC120020294 gene encoding tissue factor-like: MMDVRTSVHFGVSLLSVLFTIGASGEDYFPEAQNVKWVSNNFKTILTWGPEPTNYTYTVEFSEVGKDRRRTPYCIRSSGTECDLTNELRNLEETYSADVLSEPLPGVNSDLVEFPFTRAERFCPYKDTQIGAPRFNIKQSEDKTKMTLHIQDPLTPIYKDDQLLTIRDIFKNDLKYNVVYNKAGSTGKKETMSDLRDVELTNLDKGERYCFMVAAYIPSRSVEKRLGDWSKPQCSPRESKTIFEEFPFGVIAGAIGIMLVMLIILITLTVVCCKRLCCKNNTTVDKENLQLSPV; the protein is encoded by the exons ATGATGGATGTAAGGACTTCCGTTCACTTTGGAGTGTCACTCTTATCGGTACTTTTCACGATTGGAGCATCTG GTGAGGATTATTTCCCCGAGGCGCAgaatgttaaatgggtgtccaaTAACTTCAAGACTATTCTAACATGGGGCCCTGAACCTACCAACTACACATACACCGTTGAATTTTCTGA GGTCGGCAAGGATAGACGGAGGACCCCCTACTGCATTCGGAGCTCGGGGACAGAGTGTGACCTCACCAACGAGCTGCGGAACCTGGAGGAGACCTACTCTGCCGACGTCCTATCAGAACCCCTGCCTGGCGTGAACTCTGACCTTGTAGAGTTCCCCTTCACCCGGGCCGAGAGGTTCTGCCCCTACAAAGACA CTCAAATAGGAGCACCCAGATTCAACATCAAGCAGAGCGAAGACAAGACCAAGATGACACTCCACATACAGGACCCTCTCACTCCCATCTACAAAGATGACCAGCTGTTGACTATCAGAGACATCTTTAAGAATGACCTGAAGTACAACGTCGTATACAACAAAGCCGGGAGCACAGGAAAG AAAGAGACAATGTCAGACCTGAGAGATGTTGAGCTGACCAACCTGGATAAAGGAGAGCGCTACTGCTTCATGGTGGCAGCCTATATCCCTTCTCGCTCTGTGGAGAAGAGACTTGGAGATTGGAGCAAGCCGCAGTGCTCACCCAGAGAGAGCAAGACCATCTTTGAGG AATTCCCCTTTGGTGTGATCGCAGGTGCCATCGGCATCATGCTGGTAAtgctcatcatcctcatcactcTGACCGTGGTGTGCTGCAAACGCTTATGCTGCAAAAACAATACAACTGTGGACAAGGAGAACCTGCAGTTGAGTCCAGTGTAA